In Emys orbicularis isolate rEmyOrb1 chromosome 12, rEmyOrb1.hap1, whole genome shotgun sequence, one genomic interval encodes:
- the LOC135887247 gene encoding E3 ubiquitin-protein ligase CCNB1IP1-like: MSTCKDMLLCNYRKCRVKLSGYAWVTACSHIFCDQHGSEEFSHSPAVCPACNSALSGKLDIVRTELSPSEEYKAMVLAGLRPEIVQDISSGALAFWTYQVHQEHLYQEYTYSKAEGHLKQMEKVYTQQLQSKDMELTSMKSEVSSLKKVLEEYKKKFSELSEKLMERNCQYQKLQGLYDSLRLRNIAMANQEAAHEPPMMPQPAVFGFPLGNAARFPGDTTLVRGRCGEGDFHFKPFFATSPPAGESGNSFFTFASPSNELEPHPGASRAYKMKRM, from the exons ATGTCCACGTGCAAGGACATGTTGCTGTGCAATTACCGCAAGTGCCGTGTCAAGCTCTCGGGCTATGCCTGGGTCACAGCTTGTTCACACATCTTCTGCGACCAGCACGGCAGTGAGGAATTCAGCCATTCACCAGCAGTCTGTCCCGCCTGCAACAGCGCCCTCTCTGGCAAGCTGGACATTGTTCGCACCGAGCTAAGTCCCTCTGAGGAATACAAGGCCATGGTGTTGGCTGGACTGCGGCCAGAGATCGTGCAGGACATCAGCTC TGGCGCACTGGCCTTCTGGACATACCAG GTTCACCAAGAGCACCTGTACCAGGAATACACCTACAGCAAGGCCGAAGGACACCTGAAGCAGATGGAGAAGGTGTACACTCAGCAGCTGCAGAGTAAAGACATGGAATTGACTTCTATGAAGAGCGAGGTCTCCTCTCTGAAGAAGGTGCTGGAAGAGTACAAGAAGAAGTTCAGCGAGCTCTCCGAGAAGCTCATGGAGCGCAACTGCCAATACCAGAAGCTCCAGGGCCTCTATGACAGCCTCCGCCTGCGCAACATAGCCATGGCTAATCAGGAGGCTGCCCACGAGCCTCCCATGATGCCTCAGCCTGCTGTCTTTGGCTTCCCACTGG GTAATGCTGCCAGGTTCCCCGGGGACACCACACTGGTCCggggcaggtgtggggagggagacttCCACTTCAAACCCTTCTTTGCCACATCCCCACCTGCGGGCGAATCTGGCAACAGCTTCTTCACCTTCGCCTCTCCCAGCAATGAGCTGGAGCCTCATCCTGGAGCCAGCAGGGCCTACAAGATGAAGAGGATGTAA